The stretch of DNA TCTCGCTCGTTCCAGATGGCGATGGCGAACTGGCCGTTCAGCTGGTGCAGACATTCAGGGCCCAGATCCTCATATAAATGAAGGAGAACCTCTGTATCCGTATTCGTGGCAAACCGATGTCCCTGCTCTTCCAGCTGTGAGCGTAACTCAATGTAGTTGTAGATCTCCCCGTTGAAGACGATCCACAGCGACCCATCCTCATTGGCGATGGGCTGCTGGCCGCTGGCAAGGTCGATGATGCTCAAACGGGCGCTGCCCATCCCGATCCACGGATCCCGATAGATGCCGAAT from Chloroflexota bacterium encodes:
- a CDS encoding asparagine synthetase B, with amino-acid sequence MCGIIGVLNLTDRPPVDPDVLCRMLATIRHRGPDEFGIYRDPWIGMGSARLSIIDLASGQQPIANEDGSLWIVFNGEIYNYIELRSQLEEQGHRFATNTDTEVLLHLYEDLGPECLHQLNGQFAIAIWNEREHTLFLARDRLGIRPLFYTIQDGRLIFGSEIKALLAHPDTSAEIAPSSLEQVFTFWST